The region AATCTTCCTGCTCTTCCTGTTCTTCTACATTGGCCTTCTTGTTCATTCAACCCAGCACATTGTGTGCATTGTATTGTATTGGATCCATCTGTTGATCCCAAGTTCCCTCTTACCATGATTAAAACCCCAAGATAATTGAACTCCTTCACCTGGTGCAGTGACTCCCAACAGGGAAGGAGCAATCCACCACTTTCCAATAGCGTACCGAGGCCACAGTCTTAAAAGCACCTGAACTGAGATGTAGATGATGAACACAACTCTCATTAGACTGGATGCTGGCCAGACAAAAATTCCtttcaacaaaaataaactcATTTCCCTTCAGCCAACAGCAGACTGAGTctttaacaacagaaaacaaaaccacagctcTCAGCGAGCACAGTTTTAGACAGGGTGTAATATAGTTCTAGGTTGCTAAGAATCCAGGGTATGTCTCAACCGGTGCAAGCAGGATTACAGGAATACCAGGGaataggacccaaatgcagaagcCTGAGGCAGAGCTTATGCAGTTCAGTGATTTGttaacagaaagagaaaaacagatataCAGGATGTTTGAACTGCCTTTCAAAACCAGAAAATGCAGTTCAAACAGGCAAACAAGTCCAGGAGCTTACAGGTGGGAATCCAAAGTCCAATAAACAGGCTAAAGTCCAAAATGCAGGTATAACAGAGAGACACGGGGAATCGAGTTTTTAAGTTGCATTCATTGTAATGGCTTCCACTTCCTCACTGCGTAAAAACCCTGATTGGAGGCGGTGGTGGAGGAGACACGCATCTAATTTTAACACCTACAAAACATTCAGAGAAATTGATTCTCTTTGCTGCCAGACATAATCACGCTGCGTTTAGGCTGTTTCTTCCTGTGTCCTCATGTTGTCCTCAGTAAGACAGGAGAGATGCTGTTAAATGGATtagactgaatattttttttttactgcacagTAGTATGTGGTGGAGTGATATGCTTCTTCTCTTTAGCAGGTGCTTTTGTTGCTTTTAAAGCTAGATACAGATTACTGCTCCTGTCACACATATACCCACAGATGGGCATCTTTTTGCAGCTGAACTGATTTGGACCCGCCTGAAGATTTGAATTGCTAAAATATACCTCTGTTGTCGCTCATGCAAAAGGCTTGTGGCACACAGTGACAAATCCAGAGGCTCTGTTCCAAATGATCCCGCTGTGGTCCATGGAAATCGGGGCAGGAGCACATTATCTAcaaacagagatggagacagaaatgATGGCCTTGGGTCGCAGAATTTAAAAGCTGAGGTGCTTGTGTATAAGTGCcatgtgtatatatgtaatgtatgtatatttattttgaaaccgTCTTATACAGAATAACAACAACTTCACAAGCAGCCTCCTGTGATCACGTGAGTAATGACTGGTGTCtgtgaaaagcaaaacacaaagtatGACACTGTCACAGCACTATAAAACCTCTTAGGGTCGAGGTGGATGGTTTGACTTACAAAGTGTCTGACTTTGGCATAAGAGACTTTTTCTTCTATCTTACCAGTGCTCTACTACTACGAACTACGACCATAAGTAGTTTTGTGCCTAATCCTGATCCAAACTAAACCACAGGGTGGTTAGATCAGTGATTGCAAAAGTGATTTATAATATGTTTCAGAAATCACtgaaaaatgatataaaacagaccataaggtcataaaaaaatatcATTTGAAGCAGGAAACttgtccttttttaaaaaaatttgattaaaaaggTAAGTTTGTAagtataaaattaaatattaaatttgtgtgtctgtgtgtgcgttgcCGAACACAAAGGAGCTGACAGGCGTTCAGCCACCTGCTTGACTGAAAGTGCATTTAAAGCAAAAGTAACCACTGAAAatctgtgtgtgctctgttATTAAAGTGTCAGTCCAGCAGAGTGACATCTGATTCACAGCTTTTCAGTTAATTCAGTGAGATGGACACGTCTGGATGGGAATAAGAACACGTTAATTACCTCAGTGttacacagacatacagcagaCATTTCTCTGAGGTGTATTAGATGATTTATACACTGCATGATACAGGCAGATTTTATTGTCATGTCCTTTTCTGATGGTTTTATCCAAAACAATCCAAAAAtacaggttgtgtgtgttttacagctaTTTTTTGTTGTGTAAACTGAACTCAGCTTTTATAGTTCAACTCAACATCCACTTTCAACCATATTACATGGTCGTCAATGGACGGAGTTTTCTGGCAGCATGTGCTGGCCCAACACCTTACTGagacactttatgttggtttttctgtctgtatgttgTCTGCGTTGGCGTGAACTCAAGATCCAAAACTACTAAAACTACTGATGAAAACCATGTGGTACGAATGAAAGCTCCTGAAAAAGTCTGTTGGTAGACCTTGAGCTGAGGAGGGTCACACATAAAATGTGATTTGAAAGTTTAGGTGAagtttggattttcttttcGGAAGTTTCAGTTAAAATTGTTTTGCCTGAGAAGGTCACAGATGAACTTTTAAGCGTACTGACTGAGTGGAGTAATGAACCAGTGACTGAGTAATGAACCGAACACAACTCCCCATAAAATCTATTCAAAGGCACCTTCAAACTCTGACCTCTACGTCACCAGCATGAATATGGAAATAAGCCGGGAAATTATGAAGTTGATTGAACCATCTCTTGATGAGTGTGACGCACTTATTAAGCGTTTGGTTAGAGACTAATGAAAACCTTTTAACCCACATCTCATCTCCACATTTAAGACAAACCAAATCTGACACTAACGTCCACTTTGAGTCAGGAGGCGTGAATACTGGGCCTAAAATACCCACCGAGACCCCGAAGGGTTGAAGTGTCTGAAgagctgtggagaaaaaaacttCTTATGGAGCTGGATGCTGTTTATTTGGAAATCATACAGAACATCACACTGAAGCACACCAAACTGCTACAACACCACaagagcaacagaaagaatTGAATCTTTTTATCAGCAGTCTCTGGCCTCAGTGCATCAAATTAGTGTGTAAGTGTAATCAATGCAGGTTTGGGCTTGTGGGAAATGGTGctggtcaaaaacattttttttcccgcAACCCTCAGGGGGTTGTAAACCAAAATTCGTGGCAGATCAGAAAATACTAGTGTGGATCTTTATATAACAAAGATTTGTAAATGGTTCTCAAGGCACAAACGATTGCAGTCCGGCCGATAGGAGAGTCACATTAGAAAATGCATGTGTGGGTTGTTTTGGCGTTTAATGTAGAGAACTTGTCGGGTGCTTTTgattatttagttatttatatTACCGTATTAATAATTTAGCATTGTTCTATTGTTATAACTAATTACtgttttataactttttttttttttttttgactcccCAGACCGTGATATGTGTTTTATACATGTATCTGTGACGGtgctcattttacattttattgtttaatgAAATGAGGCACATCCTCATTCACACATTCAACACTTCTCATTCACTGCTCTCATACAACATAACACTACTTGTACTTTCTGTTCTTACTCGGCACACTGCAGCACTTAATGTGAGCACAGTTTTGTCCCCCCGTATACTGAATATATGGAGTGAAACAGCACATTCCGTGTGAGTTGAAGGGTTCAGGCGGTCGAGCTTGTCAGTGCTCCTCAGAGCTGTATGACATGGAGACACATTAAACAGCAGCACCAATTTCCGTCCAAGCCGTCTGATGATTGCCGTCAAGAGTCCTAAATGGCTCGCATTTTGTCCTCTACTTGTCCATTAAGACTCTGTTCGTTCTTAACGAGTGTGTTGCTGTTGCAGGCTGACATCTGCATGACAGTCAACAATTACCTGACATTGTAAAGCATAACGAGTCCTGCTCATTAGACTATTGTCACGTATTTGCATGTTTACAGTTGTGGtgtattttctaaatatttgcttttaaattaaattattgtaCAGATAAAACAAATTAGATGTgatataaaatgtattaataagtgaatttacttttattttaggCTAGCCAGGGTAGCAGCTTCCTCCTAAGTCCCCAGAGAATGGACATAAGTCATTTATATGTCCTTCTAAGACACAGCTGCCTCTACTCAAGTACTGAAGGCTCGGAGATGAAACTGATATCAATGTCTGACCATCAATAAGACAGCAAATCAGTGAATTACCCAAAATGTCAGGAGTCCTGCTGTTAGACTGAGATATTTAGCTGTGAGTGTGTTCGTGTGGACAGATGAAGGGTTTTGGCCCGGTGCAGAGCGATGCCACCCTGACGGCTGGTGAGTGTAGGACGACGGCTGACTGAGAATGAATGTGGACAGCTGAGCGACCGCAGGGCGGCCCCGGCCGGGGGTCATTTTCTGATGACCTTGTGCTGTCTGCCGTGGAAAGCTGATCTGACAGCGCGAGGCCCCCGAGGGCCGCAGACACACATGTGGGAACACAGATAGCCACCAGGACGCGGACTTACTGACTGACAGATGAGGTGTCAGGAGGACTGTGAGGACTGAGAGGCATCCAGCCATTAACAACTAAGCTTTGCACATCAATTAAACAATtagtgctcttttttttcttttgaattggCAGTGCAGTTAGTCTGGTGAGTAGTTCACACTGTAACACATTAGGTGGGTCAAGAGTTCAGTGCTGAGATTTCCAGGAGTGAGACATTGAGCTCCTGGGGTGTTACTCCTGACTGAGCCTGTCCATCAACTCCTGAACAGCAGATACAAGAGAAGATACAAGCACAACGCAGAGAAGTTAGTATTAATCATCTTAAGTTACAATCTCATGTTGTCTGGTCTGTTTCTAGGAATCATGTTCAATTACATCAAAAAGAGCTTCCTTTCTTTAATTACTTACATATTACCCATGTTGGATTTTTTAAAGTCTGATtcagatattttgtgttaaataaaaaaaaaatgtggctaTTGTTAATCAACAACCAGAATAAATTACATGTGAAGGGATCTGCTATTCTCTAGTTAAGTTATATGCCTGGAATTATAGAGGAATGTAATTTAAAGGGGCACAACATTTACAGAACATGTAATTGGAAAGTTGAATAGTTGGATAGTTGTGAATTCAACTGCAACtgcagttttaagttttaaattaaaGATTTAAATTAAAGAATTTTGTGTGGTTGCTTGTTAAAATTTGCTTATAGAAAATGATGCATGTAATCCTCTGAAGACTGAACAGATCTGTAAGGAGCACATTAGGACAGATTTACTTCTCAGAAGGGTACTTTTAAATTCCAAGAAATAAGTGCTCAGTGCCtgatgcagcagctgtagtGGCTTACCAGGGTGGCTTTCAGGGTTGTGTGGAAGTAAAATTGTGTTACCCTCTTATGGCTGACTGAACCGATAACACCTAATCACTCCATAGAGACTCTGAAGGAGAAATAAATTATAGACTACGCTTAGTTACACATTGAACTGAGGCCATTTTTATGTAAACTACTTCTATTAATAAATTCCTGCATCCATCAGATCATGCATGCAACTTTTACAGAGATTCAGTGGAATAAACGTCATAATTTGATATGACTCCCAGAAAGCTTTTCAAAACCTATGAAGATAGGTGGGAAATATTATCACCTATATATATTTCCCACCTATATCTTCATCTGCATCCTATGTCACACCTTTGTATTTAAGataatatacatttatattaaaaatataaatgtatattttaaaaaatctccCCTCTGTCAAACACTAAATTCTTTCATTCTATTAATTAATATACTGTAACATTAGGTGGATCAAACATAGTTAATCTTTAAAGTTTGGTGAAAAACCTAGCAATTATAATTATTTGCATTCTTTTGAATGATTGCACTGCATGTGTAATGTATGTGGACTATAATTCAATGTGTGGCTGTTCTCCCCCTTTTACTCTTTAGCTACACACTATGAAAATGGTTGCTAAGACCATTTTTCCAAActccagttttgttttctggtaCTGTACAACATAGATATGCATTCTTTACAAAATACTCAGAGTAATTTATTTCTCCtttgcttcctttctttttattgaTACCTGACTCATACTACAAAATTACACTGTAAACTGCAGGGCTGTGTTGTGAAGAGCAACCAACTAAGATCTTAGAAATGTCAACATGTTTTAGAATCtgattttagaaataaatattttcaaagctACATTTTATATGAGCATTAATATAAAAGCTGTTTCATAGCCAtacattggaaaaaaaatatctttttcttCAAACTTCCATGTACATTTCGAAGGCAGGCGGTTCATTATGTGATTCTACATCCACACaaactccattttttttcttttcatctttcttcccCCACACTCTGTCATAATTTAAGACGTTTGAGGGTGGCTGCAGTGAGCAGGACGTGATGAACAGTCTTCTATTTAACAGTGCGGGTTAACAGTGGATATCCAGTCAAAGAGCACTTAACAGCTCCCTGGTAGTCTTTAgtcatacacacagaaaaaaaaaaaaaagtccaatcaCTGAACTCCTACTTCAGTTATTCATCTGCTCCATCAGCCTGTCAGAGCGGTGGCTCCACACTCAGATGAAAACGGCCACATTAGCTCTTCACATTAAGAGCTCATGAATAGATTTACATTTCTGCCGTCATTAACTGGAGGACGCTCTCCGCCGCCACGCTGTCTTTATCACGCCGCCACAGGTGTCATCGACATCAGTTTTAACACATCATCTTCATCGTCCTCGTTATCAACGTCAttatcacatcatcatcatcatcatcctctttctcctcactgtcATTGTCAGCATCATCACAGTCACcgtcatcatcaccactatCGCCTTCATTCTCAGCATCGTCAGCATCGTtatcatcctcatcttcatcctccttgtcatcatcatcatcaacctTCTTCAACTTTATAACAGAACCTTCTGTGGGAcgttgtgcctttttttttttttgttttcagccagTTGTTTCACATTGAATATGAGGAAAAATACTATATACTAAGTGCTCTGTACTTGACCCTTCCCAAAACCTATCATAAATAAACTAACTGAAGATATCAGAATGAAGACACTTGTTTCTACAATTGTCTTTTTTAAGAAACAGTACAGCTCCTGAATCTTCTTCAAGCAAATTGTCTGGGTGGATCACCTCCTCCCGAACTACCAGTGGGTCTCTGATAACAGATCTTTTAATattcctctctgcttctgtaTCAGAGGACTGTGAGGAAGCCAGGCAGGGATATTGAGTGAGAGCTAAGAGTTTCTCCCTTTCGGCTTGGCGCTGCATCAAAACTTATTAGACAGATAAATGAGAGCTGGACTTGCGTCGCAGCAGGCCCCTTTCTTTGCCTGAGTGTCATTTATTCGTCCCCTGAATACGGGCTTAATCAGATAGCAGCCAGCCTTTCACAGCGGCCACTATCTCTCTGCATCTGTTGACCCACGCTGACACAGCTGGCACCAATGGCCGGTTTATACTTCTGTGTAGGATTGATGCAGAGCCTACACCTTAGCCTGCGCAAGTGGCCTACGTTGTTGTCAGCATTTATAcctgtgtgctggtgtgttggCGTTGCTCTGCAATTACACCAACAAAACTCTAGTTGGCAGTGGGGCTTCTATGGCGCACATCAGGCTACGGCATAAGGCATcgatttgtcttttttttttaaaggtcagaCTGTGAATATGTGGTTTTACTACtcaatttaatgttttgtttcctgACTTACCAAACCCCTTTAACACAAGACTTTTTTCTGtgccttttttgtgtttttttttacttcattgTCACGTTACTGTCGGCATATCAGTGTGTATGAGGTGTGTGATAGGAGGctgaatttgctgtttttttagaACCTACATAGATGGATTATGTGCAGTAATATTAATAGCAAGCTTTAGAGCCCGTCTGAaagacagtttgtgtgtgctcacgtgtgtgttttgttcagtcCCACACTCAACTCAAAATGaagtccttaaaaaaaaaaaaacgacatccTTGACCAGTTTCCTGTAACCATGGCGATAGGAAGTGCTCTCCAATCATATTTCTGTACTGTGTGTTAGGGAAATGCACCGTTTCCTGCTGTTGGCTTCCTCCCATTGGTCTGTGCTCTGGATACTGGTCCTGGAAAGCTGCACAGTTCTTAACATGAGCTCTtgttggattgttttttttaattttatgtattACTTTTTCTTATGAATTTACCTACAACAGCACCATCAAATTTAAATGATGTAAgttgaacatttttttgttaactgttaagttaaatgcagttttaagacagcagtgttttcttACTGAAAATTCTGTGATTTGATGCAGtgatttttgtcagtgttgtgttcttgtgtcaagtggcaaaaaaaacaaaaaaacagtgcaggttacttctactactactactactattactacctCTACTACTTAAATGTTTAAGGAATGGGctttgcaaaaatgttttattaggAAGGATAGACAATCAACACATGCGAGGCCTAAAGGATACACACATTCAGTTTTAGTGAGAAAGTCTgaatgtaaatattaaatagtTTGTTTACAGAAAAACTCCACAGGTCACCTTTAAATTTTGGAATTTAATAGCAATATATGATTTTAGGACATTCAAGGGTAACCGAGCACCAGGCTGAAATGTAGAGTTTCTCTGGCCTTTCAGCTCTGACCTCATGTAACACtgctgacgtgtgtgtgtgtcagaaatcTGCTCCGTTGCACAGTATTCAACATTGAATTGTGTAATAAATGCAAAAGACAGAGACTAAATAAGACAAAGAATATAATTTGGAAAGTGGTGCAAAGGCCACATTTGTCTACTGTGTGTTAGaagtttcattttgaaaaatgcagtGATTGAGAAGTTTATGTTACAGAGCATCGACACTTAAAGCTGTTTGAATCTGCCTCCTTGGAGACACCTGCTCGTGCTTCTCACATCTCACATCTATTCAACATGGGGAACTAATTTACATCAAGCAACACTACACCACTCCTCTCCACTGGATCAAACCTGGTAGTGATGCAGACTGGTCCCCAGGTCACTGGTAGCACCTCTCTCCAGATCCCTCCCCAGCCTAGCCTACACCCAATCCTGCTGGACACAGTGCAACCCCTCCTACTCCGGTCCATCATCAATCCTAATGGGATGGAGGGAAACCTCCAGCCCCAGACACCACAGCCACCCAAGACCTGTGGCTCACCTGGACCTGCTGGGAAATCATGCTGGAGCTTGGATATGAGGGTGGCCATGCTTCTGGTGACTGTGGCTGCAGCTGtgatcctgctgctgttgtacaGACTCTTGCAGCTGAGACACAGGTGTGTACATGCCACAGAATTCttcaaatcaaaaatgtttaatCATGTTTAATCATGATGAGACTTTTACCAGGTAGTAACTTTTACACATTTACTTTGTGTTGACTTCATCAGGCTGAGGTTGGCCAGCGCCAGGCACGCTCTGGAGTACCACAGCTTCTTCCACACTGCCACCTACACACTCAAACATCCTGAAGCACATCAGGACCTCTCAGCCAGGAATGGGACTGTTTCTGAATCTACTGTGCCGGTCCAAACCGTAACCACAGTGACACCCATTGCCATCACCCCACTGCCTCCCCCATCGGTACCTAGTCCACCCCCACTACCACTCCCACCACCTCCTGTCCTGCCTCCACCCTCTCCGACGCCTCCAGTGCTggccctccctctccctctgcctgtgATCCACACCACCCCACCCAGCCCTCACCTGTCATGGGGAGCCTGCTCCGATGCAGATGTCTACTCTCGAATCGGAGCTTTCAGGACCTCCAGGCTCTCCAGCATCTCCACCCACTCGAAGGTTATCCTGTTTGAACACTCgtctctctgacctctgacttagAACATGACTGGAAGCACCAGCCAAATACATCTTCTTCAGATAgcaattctgtttttctttgaacatTGTTAGGCTCAATGTATCCCCCCATTtgcagtctttgtgctaaagCCACAGTATGCTAACAGactgctggctgtagccttatatttaacagacagatgaaggCGGTATTGATCTTTGCATCTAATTCCCCAcatgaaagcaaataagtgtatttcacaaaatcacaaaatgtcaaaccttAACTTACAAAAATGATGAACATTAATTTACAAGACTGATCCCATGGGTATAATAAGTTCTGAAATCTGAATTTGTGTATTTAATGTGAGTTTAAAACTTACTGTATCTAACTGCACTGACTATATGGTCAAATTGACAAGTTACATGAACCCTCTCATTTGTAATGAACTGTAGTTAAAGATACCAAGTCATGAGTCCTTACCACTTGCAATCTTTATTTATGCCAAAGAATACAAGTTggcatttttacagtgtagttaCTAAAGCTGAGCTCATTGTTTCCTGAGATTGGAGGCATTTCCTGAGCTGGTTTTCCATGGTGGGGTCCCTCCCTGTTTCACACCATTCTCTGCATTCTCTGTGCTTCCTCTGAGTCTCTCCTTATATCAGTCATACTTTGCATTTTGTTCGTTTACAGTCTTCAATTATCattctgaagtttttcttttatacaaAGAGGAGTAACTTCTAAATAATTAGTTTGTTAGTGCCCAAACTAATACATTTACAAATGAGCACAAATCATCATTCTCTAAAGTTGCCTTGCCAACACAGACAACACCTTTGTGTCCACTTTGTTACTAACAAGGTGTGAAGGTGAGTTTTCTTTCAATATTTAACCATATTTGCCAAACAGGTCTCTCATTTATAACAACAGTTTGTAAATTCATGTGGAAAGCTGTTTTAGTTGATGGCGGTTTGTTGCTTTCTGCTCGCTGGGGTGAAAACCGAGACCTTTCGTGACATGTCTCGTTAGTCTTTTCTGTATCTAAGTCTGACGGTGAGACCACTGTCTCCATACTAAAAGCCTGTTAATTCAATCTGTGCATGTACTGCAGCATTGTCTCTTAATTGGTTCTAAGCTGACAAGcgacaattaaattaaataaaatgagataATGTCACGTAAGGATggatatgaatgtgtttgtgttctggATTTGATTGATATTAATTGTAgatttttaatgtttccatTTTTGAAATCGTTTCCATTTTTTACTGCTTCAtacagcagtaaaaaaaaaaaaatcaagtaatTCTAATTGCATCCattctttaaatttaatttaattttttttattctttatgaGTTTAAGACACTTAAATCACAGAGTGCTTCACTCAAACCACAGACTAATACCTCTTTTGTAAAACTTACTGGATTGTAAAGTGGGAAGTGAGttaaagctgaaaacagagaggagctgaAAGCTGAGATGGACAGTAAAGTAAGGCAAGCCTTGATTTGAATATTGGACAGCTTTCTGCAAGAACTGATGGTGACCGGCCTTTAAATTCCAGTCTGATGTCTGTTATTATTGTGGACCTGCTGTACGTTGAAATGGAAATCCCTTTAGGATATTCAGGAGTAACTCAGAATTATATTACCATCTGGACACTGTGTTATGTTTCTTGCTGCCTTGTATCATCTAGTACACACTGATGTGAGGCACCAAAATCCTAGTCTAACCAAAAGTCTAACCTCATTCATCTAATTTAGCTGTGAAGAAGGTATTTAAAAACTAGTGGACCTTATCTGATTTTGGCAAATGgttgattaatttattttcttttttcactgggAGAGTGAGGACGGATGAGTGTGGAGCTGCACTGTATTATTTTTTGTGactataactttttttaaaaaatacgtTTTCAAATATGCATATGCAGTTCGACTTATTCCCACTAAAACCTTAATGATAACCTTAACCTTAATTAACTATATGACTGGTTTCTCTTCGTTAAAgcaatacattttacattatagtgtccttttttaattttagttgattagtatgttttatatataattCTATTTAGGGGACAAATATGaagtatatacatataaataccTGCTGTGGCCCATAAGAGAACTAGATAAGACCTAGCTGCTTCCCATCATCAACAGACATACCTGTAGGCCCCAAATGAGAGATACCAGGGTTACCCATATGGGCCCTGCATGGAGCCCATTAAAGGCCCATCATCAACCCATCAGGGCTAACCTGTGTGCGGCCTCCATGGAAACTGAGCCCAGATGGACCCGACATATCAGCCCAGGTGCAACCCGTCTGGTTTGGTGTGTTTGATTAAATGGTATTGCTCACAGATTTGTAGACCGAGGACAGGTTTGTTAATTGATGAGCAAAATGGGTTTAGAAAAGCCAGAACATGCACTGAACATAGAAATGCAGTCACTTCAATTATATGTGCAAGAATTAAGGATAACAGTTTGCTTGGGCTGTGTTACTAagtcctgttttattttgaaatttctaGTATTACTaggttttttgtttctgtgattgttttacttcctgcccttgTGCATTTCCTGCCTGTTTGATTGCCTGGCCCACCCTGATTAGAGTCACCTGTTCTCAATTACCTCCGCCTTCCTTGAGTAtttagtttctgtttgtctctgtcctcagtttgTCTGCTCAGTTCCCTGGAGTTACCTTGTGCTTCTGCTTCTGTGCCTTACACCTCATgttaaaaaaac is a window of Toxotes jaculatrix isolate fToxJac2 chromosome 16, fToxJac2.pri, whole genome shotgun sequence DNA encoding:
- the LOC121195024 gene encoding probable inactive serine/threonine-protein kinase slob2; the encoded protein is MQTGPQVTGSTSLQIPPQPSLHPILLDTVQPLLLRSIINPNGMEGNLQPQTPQPPKTCGSPGPAGKSCWSLDMRVAMLLVTVAAAVILLLLYRLLQLRHRLRLASARHALEYHSFFHTATYTLKHPEAHQDLSARNGTVSESTVPVQTVTTVTPIAITPLPPPSVPSPPPLPLPPPPVLPPPSPTPPVLALPLPLPVIHTTPPSPHLSWGACSDADVYSRIGAFRTSRLSSISTHSKVILFEHSSL